Below is a genomic region from Candidatus Paceibacterota bacterium.
TGATGGACGGCCAGGCCCCCGATGGCTACTTGGGGCCTCACAATCCAGAGCACCGCTTGGAAGCTTGGGACATCTGGTGCCGCAAGTATGTTCTCCTCGGCCTCTTGGCCACTTATGACCTCACCGATGACAAAGTGTTCCTCGAAGCCGCCCGCCGAAATCTCGATAACCTGATGGCGGATCTAAACAGAAGGCATCTCAAACTGGTGGACACCGGTCATCCCAATCTAAAGGGCACAGCGAACTGCTCGATTCTCGAGCCCGTGGCGTTGCTGTATCAGCGCACGGGTGATACCCGGTACCTTGCTTTCGCCGAATCCATTCTCAAGGAATGGGAAGGGCCCTCCAAGCTCTCGCCAACAGGATTGCGGCTGGTGGACGATGCGCTGGCAGGAAAACCACCGCTCCACAACCACGCCTATGCGATTATGTCGTGCTTCGAAGGCATCTGCGAACTCTACCGCGCCACCGGCAACAAGCGTTACTTGCAAGCGGCGGTGCGATTCGCGCATAGCGTTCGCGACCACGAGAGAATGATCGATGGCTCTGTCTCCAACCAGGAACTGTTCTGCGATGGTGCACGCACCCAAACCGAACTCCTTGAGCAGCCTCAGGAAACCTGCGCCACCGTCACATGGATGAAACTGTGTACTCAGTTGTTGCGTCTGACGGGTGAGCCGGTCTGGGCCGACGAGCTGGAGGTCTCTCTCTACAACGCCATGCTCGGGGCGATGACCCCGAGTGGCGAGTGGTTCACTTACCATCAGCCACTCGCCGGCGAGCGCGTCCCCAGCCACGTCCAGCAGCAGGACGTCGAGCTTAGCTGCTGCGTCATGAGCGGCCCGCGAGGGCTTCTGACCGCTCCCCAATGGGCGGTGATGGCCTCCAAAGAGGGCCCGGTGGTGAACCTTTTCGCTCCCGGTACAGCCCGCGTCGTGCTTCGCAGCGGTGATAAAGTCTCGCTGCGACAGGAAACCGATTACCCCCTCGAAGGTCGTGTGAAATTCACCGTATCGCCCACCCGCAAGACACGCTTCACCCTGCACATTCGCATCCCGGCCTGGAGCACCAACACCGCCTTAAGTGTAAATGACGCCCCGGTGTCCTGCGCGCCAGGGACGTACGCAAAACTCGGCCGCGAATGGAATCCGGGTGACGACGTGCTCCTCACGCTGGACTTGCGCGGCCGGGCGGTGCCGGCGCCCAGCGGCGCGCCGCAACTGGCAATCATGCGAGGGCCCGTGCTGTTGGCCTTGGATAATCGCCTCGTGCCGCCACTGGACGCACCCGTTAGGCTGAAAACCGCTGCTGGACGGGTGGAGCTCACGCCGCGCACAACCAGACCGGACTGGGTCTGGATGACCTTTAATGCCGCCTTCGAAGTCCGGCCCTTCCATTTTTATGATCATTACACCACGAACCTCGCCCTCTGCGATTTCGCCTCCGCCGGAAATGCCTGGAGCGAAAGCAACCTGTTCCGGGTCTGGCTCCCTCAGCCGCTCCTTTTGAGCCAGGCCTTTCCCTCGAACACCTGGAAGATGCTCGAGCCCGGCAAAGCGCGCCCCGAACAACCAAAGAGCCTGCAGTCAAAATAGTCCAGCGCCACAAGCATCATGCGCACGAACCCATCCCGTCGCCATTTCCTTACAGCCCTCGGGCTGACCCTGCTCGGCTCCTCCTGCAGCAACCGGCCTCAACGCCGCTCTTACAGGCAGGAACGGGACTCCCAGTCCCGGGAGACAGTCCGGGACCGGCTCTGGATGTGGGCTCATGAAGCCGGTGCCTATGACAATTCCTATGGCCTTCCTCGAAACGGGCGTATCACGCCGGTCGAAGGCGCACACTACATGGGCGTGCCCAACGTCGTTCTGGTGCATTACAATGGAAGACCCACTCCGCCCTACAATCAGTTCGCAATCCCGTTCAAGTCTTTGAAGCGGGTCAATTGGTCCATCACCGGTTCAGGGGGTGCCACCACCGAGCAGGAGCGCGAAAAGGTCTTCGGCCTCGCCGCTGCTATGCCGTTCATAACCGGAGTGTTCCTGGACGATTTCTTTCGCATCGCAGAGGCTCCGGCACCCAATCCGAACGCCCAGCCGCCGAGCCAACCCGAGCCCGTTGCGGCTCTGACGCTGCAGCAACTAAGCGATATACGCAACCGATTGAACAACGTGAATGGCCGGCGTCTGGATCTCGGAGTTGTTGTTTACACTCACCAACTCGAGGCGCGCATTCTCGCACACCTCGCAATGTGTGATGTCCTTTCCCTCTGGACCTGGAGATTCGAGGATTTGGAAGCGCTGGAGGAGAACATGGGCAAGCTCGAACGGTTGGCGCCCGGCAAGCG
It encodes:
- a CDS encoding glycoside hydrolase family 127 protein, producing MKSAFWLCLFALSCSAAAISSANQASNVFSTVTPGSVEIGGWLGTKLDLCHQHRIGDLDTRKLVAQLRDHKDSGGWGNWRGEYWGKWLTAAALAYNWQPSPERLTRITEAATQVMDGQAPDGYLGPHNPEHRLEAWDIWCRKYVLLGLLATYDLTDDKVFLEAARRNLDNLMADLNRRHLKLVDTGHPNLKGTANCSILEPVALLYQRTGDTRYLAFAESILKEWEGPSKLSPTGLRLVDDALAGKPPLHNHAYAIMSCFEGICELYRATGNKRYLQAAVRFAHSVRDHERMIDGSVSNQELFCDGARTQTELLEQPQETCATVTWMKLCTQLLRLTGEPVWADELEVSLYNAMLGAMTPSGEWFTYHQPLAGERVPSHVQQQDVELSCCVMSGPRGLLTAPQWAVMASKEGPVVNLFAPGTARVVLRSGDKVSLRQETDYPLEGRVKFTVSPTRKTRFTLHIRIPAWSTNTALSVNDAPVSCAPGTYAKLGREWNPGDDVLLTLDLRGRAVPAPSGAPQLAIMRGPVLLALDNRLVPPLDAPVRLKTAAGRVELTPRTTRPDWVWMTFNAAFEVRPFHFYDHYTTNLALCDFASAGNAWSESNLFRVWLPQPLLLSQAFPSNTWKMLEPGKARPEQPKSLQSK